The following coding sequences lie in one Thermomicrobium sp. 4228-Ro genomic window:
- a CDS encoding response regulator transcription factor, translating to MARIMLVEDDETLQVTIRYNLERAGHDVIVLSDGEAALERAPALRSDLVILDVMLPGLDGFEVCRRLREQSTVPILILTARDDEIDRVLGLELGADDYLTKPFSMRELLARVKALLRRRELLARELRSEPATGDVLTVGPLRIDLAQRRVWRGTQEITLKPREFDLLVYLARHRERVCRSEEILRAVWGYETFGDHRTLAVHVHGLREKLEDDPRQPRLIETVRGVGYRLTVRHVQAMAR from the coding sequence ATGGCCCGCATCATGCTCGTCGAAGACGACGAAACGTTGCAGGTAACCATCCGGTACAACCTGGAGCGGGCTGGCCACGACGTGATCGTCCTGTCCGACGGCGAGGCTGCGTTGGAACGGGCTCCAGCGCTCCGGTCCGACCTCGTTATTCTCGACGTCATGCTTCCCGGCCTCGACGGCTTCGAAGTCTGTCGACGCTTGCGCGAGCAGAGCACGGTACCGATTCTGATCCTGACAGCCCGCGACGACGAGATCGACCGGGTGCTCGGTCTGGAACTCGGTGCTGACGACTATCTGACCAAACCGTTCTCGATGCGCGAGCTGCTTGCCCGTGTCAAGGCCCTGCTCCGTCGACGCGAGCTGCTCGCGCGCGAACTGCGGAGCGAACCGGCAACCGGCGATGTCTTGACGGTTGGCCCGCTCCGGATCGATCTCGCGCAGCGGCGTGTCTGGCGCGGGACACAAGAGATCACGCTCAAGCCGCGCGAGTTCGACTTGCTCGTCTACCTGGCGCGACATCGCGAACGCGTCTGTCGTTCCGAGGAAATCCTTCGGGCCGTTTGGGGTTACGAAACGTTCGGTGATCATCGCACACTGGCTGTCCACGTCCACGGGTTGCGCGAGAAGCTCGAGGACGATCCGCGCCAACCGCGGCTGATCGAGACCGTTCGTGGCGTCGGATACCGTCTGACGGTGCGGCACGTACAAGCGATGGCGCGCTGA
- a CDS encoding ROK family protein produces the protein METVLAVDFGATNLRAAVVRRDGTLLYHRQTATGARDGVVAVIERIARLVEQVASDASLDRSVPVGIVAPGPLEPATGVVLFAPNLVGWQHVPLRTLLEERLGRRVVLGNDGNGAALGEVLFGAAKGCRHLVHVMLGTGVGGGVISHGQLIEGVRGLGTEIGHVSVDPTGPRCSCGGVGCIEAYIGGWALARDGEALVRSGRSERLRELASDGPVTAAHVVEAARTGDNAAQAILENAARALAQGLAGLVNVFNPELIVLGGGVARAGEFLLDPLRRWLPVYAIHYIVEHVELRLSALGDDTGLYGAAARAFLASEGSGAEIRLP, from the coding sequence ATGGAGACGGTACTCGCCGTCGATTTCGGAGCGACCAACTTGCGTGCTGCGGTCGTCCGCCGCGACGGAACCCTCCTCTACCATCGGCAGACGGCGACCGGTGCGCGCGATGGTGTCGTCGCAGTTATCGAGCGGATCGCCCGGTTGGTCGAACAGGTGGCGAGTGACGCCAGCCTCGACCGGTCCGTTCCGGTCGGCATCGTCGCGCCGGGGCCGCTGGAACCCGCGACCGGTGTCGTCCTCTTCGCGCCGAACCTGGTCGGATGGCAACACGTGCCGTTGCGCACACTCCTGGAAGAGCGCCTCGGTCGTCGGGTCGTGCTCGGCAACGACGGGAACGGGGCAGCCCTCGGTGAGGTACTGTTCGGGGCAGCCAAGGGATGCCGCCACCTCGTGCATGTCATGCTGGGCACCGGGGTCGGAGGCGGCGTGATCTCGCATGGCCAGCTCATCGAAGGGGTACGTGGCCTCGGCACCGAGATCGGGCACGTTTCGGTCGATCCGACCGGGCCACGGTGTAGCTGCGGTGGTGTTGGCTGTATCGAAGCCTACATCGGCGGTTGGGCGCTCGCCAGAGACGGTGAAGCACTCGTCCGTTCGGGTCGCTCGGAACGCCTGCGCGAGCTGGCTAGTGATGGCCCGGTGACAGCTGCGCATGTAGTCGAAGCTGCCCGCACGGGGGATAATGCTGCCCAGGCGATCCTCGAGAACGCTGCACGCGCCCTCGCGCAAGGACTCGCTGGGCTCGTCAACGTGTTCAACCCGGAACTGATCGTGCTCGGGGGAGGAGTCGCTCGGGCAGGGGAATTCTTGCTCGACCCATTGCGCCGCTGGCTCCCGGTCTACGCGATTCACTATATCGTCGAGCACGTCGAGCTTCGCCTCTCGGCACTCGGCGACGACACGGGACTGTACGGTGCCGCCGCTCGCGCCTTCCTGGCGAGCGAAGGAAGCGGAGCGGAAATCCGGCTCCCCTGA
- the topA gene encoding type I DNA topoisomerase codes for MATKKKTTKKTTAKKGSTKQVTTRTTGSTASAEGKALVIVESPAKARTISRFLGPLYTVKASMGHVRDLPKSKLGVDVAHDFQPTYTVLKEKQPVVKELKESVQKARELILATDPDREGEAIAWHLIEATQAHDKPVRRIVFHEITEDAIREALAHPRGIDMRLVNAQQARRVLDRLVGYEISPLLWRKVKGGLSAGRVQSVALRLVVDREREIQSFVPQEYWTIDVDLVPEVNGAREPTPFTASLARIRGEKPELPNEETAQAVARELEAARYWVVSVKERQKQRRPAPPFTTSTLQQEAGRKLRFPVSLTMQLAQQLYEGVELGPEGSVGLITYMRTDSTQVAASAQERAREVIAARWGTDFLPERPPVYAKKAKGAQEAHEAIRPTDPARDPESVRPYLTPRQYQLYRLIWERFIASQMAPAVYDTVTVEIAAGPEAGSDAPYLLRASGSVVRFPGFLVVYREGRDEEETDELDQRPLPPLTEGERLRLLAVRPEQHFTQPPPRYTEATLVKTLEELGIGRPSTYAPTIETLKQRRYVVVEDRKLVPTELGTLVTDLLVQHFPDVVDVTFTSRLEEELDEIASGEREWVPVVREFYEPFHRQVEAAERNIERVRIADQPTDEACELCGRPMVIKESRYGRFLSCSGFPECKNKRPLLEKIGVTCPQCGEGELVQRRSKKGRIFYGCSRYPECTFVSWERPTGERCPQCGGLLVVSQRRGQESVHCSSCSYRPAEEAAAVEV; via the coding sequence ATGGCAACGAAGAAGAAAACGACGAAGAAGACGACAGCGAAGAAGGGAAGCACGAAGCAGGTGACGACGCGCACGACCGGTAGCACGGCGAGTGCGGAGGGGAAGGCGCTCGTCATCGTCGAGTCACCGGCCAAGGCGCGGACGATCAGCCGGTTCCTGGGGCCGTTGTACACGGTGAAGGCCTCGATGGGGCACGTGCGCGACCTGCCGAAGAGCAAGCTCGGTGTCGACGTCGCGCACGACTTCCAGCCGACCTACACGGTACTGAAGGAGAAGCAGCCGGTCGTCAAGGAACTCAAAGAAAGCGTGCAGAAGGCACGCGAGTTGATCCTGGCGACCGACCCGGACCGCGAGGGCGAGGCGATCGCCTGGCACCTCATCGAGGCGACGCAAGCGCACGACAAGCCGGTGCGGCGGATCGTCTTCCACGAGATTACCGAGGACGCGATCCGCGAGGCGCTGGCGCATCCGCGCGGGATCGACATGCGGCTTGTCAACGCGCAGCAGGCGCGCCGGGTGCTCGACCGTCTGGTCGGCTACGAGATCAGCCCCCTCCTCTGGCGGAAGGTCAAGGGTGGTCTCTCGGCCGGGCGTGTCCAGTCGGTCGCCTTGCGCCTCGTCGTCGATCGGGAACGCGAGATCCAGTCGTTCGTGCCGCAAGAATATTGGACGATCGACGTCGACCTCGTACCGGAAGTGAACGGTGCGCGCGAGCCGACACCGTTCACTGCGTCGCTGGCACGCATCCGGGGAGAAAAGCCAGAACTGCCGAACGAGGAGACAGCCCAGGCCGTCGCGCGCGAGCTGGAGGCTGCCCGGTACTGGGTCGTCTCGGTCAAAGAGCGTCAGAAGCAGCGACGACCCGCCCCACCGTTCACGACAAGCACGCTGCAGCAGGAAGCTGGACGGAAGCTGCGCTTTCCGGTCAGCCTCACGATGCAGCTGGCCCAGCAGCTCTACGAGGGCGTGGAACTCGGCCCGGAGGGCAGCGTCGGTCTCATCACCTATATGCGCACGGACTCGACACAGGTCGCGGCCTCTGCACAAGAACGGGCCCGCGAGGTGATCGCTGCGCGCTGGGGTACCGACTTCCTGCCCGAACGGCCCCCCGTCTACGCCAAGAAGGCCAAAGGAGCACAGGAAGCGCACGAGGCGATCCGGCCGACCGATCCAGCGCGCGACCCGGAGTCGGTACGTCCGTACCTCACACCACGTCAGTACCAGCTCTACCGGCTCATCTGGGAGCGTTTCATCGCCAGCCAGATGGCCCCAGCTGTCTACGACACCGTGACGGTCGAGATCGCAGCTGGCCCAGAGGCCGGCAGTGATGCGCCCTATCTCCTGCGGGCGAGCGGCTCGGTGGTGCGCTTCCCCGGTTTCCTCGTCGTCTACCGCGAGGGACGTGACGAGGAGGAAACGGACGAACTCGACCAGCGGCCATTGCCGCCGCTCACAGAGGGAGAACGGCTGCGCCTGCTGGCTGTCCGGCCGGAGCAGCACTTCACGCAGCCGCCACCGCGCTACACCGAGGCGACGCTGGTCAAGACGCTCGAAGAACTCGGTATCGGCCGGCCGAGCACCTACGCGCCGACGATCGAGACGCTCAAGCAGCGCCGGTACGTGGTCGTCGAAGACCGCAAGCTGGTACCGACCGAGCTCGGTACGCTGGTGACCGATCTCCTCGTCCAGCACTTCCCGGACGTCGTCGACGTCACCTTCACCTCTCGCCTGGAGGAAGAGCTGGACGAGATCGCCTCGGGCGAGCGCGAGTGGGTACCGGTGGTGCGGGAGTTCTACGAACCGTTCCACCGACAGGTGGAAGCGGCCGAGCGGAATATCGAGCGCGTGCGGATCGCCGATCAGCCGACGGACGAAGCCTGCGAGCTGTGCGGGCGGCCGATGGTGATCAAGGAGAGCCGGTACGGCCGGTTCCTCTCCTGCTCCGGCTTCCCCGAGTGCAAGAACAAGCGGCCGCTGCTCGAGAAGATCGGTGTCACCTGCCCGCAGTGCGGCGAGGGTGAGCTCGTCCAGCGGCGGAGCAAGAAGGGTCGCATCTTCTACGGCTGCAGCCGGTATCCTGAGTGCACCTTCGTGAGCTGGGAGCGGCCGACCGGTGAGCGGTGTCCCCAGTGCGGTGGGCTCCTCGTCGTCAGCCAGCGCCGTGGCCAGGAAAGCGTCCACTGCTCGTCCTGTAGCTACCGCCCCGCGGAAGAGGCTGCAGCAGTCGAGGTGTGA
- the dprA gene encoding DNA-processing protein DprA — protein MDARVAWLGFHAIERISLQRLERLLAHYGTVQEAWNAPEAELRALGLPEGPLARLVAARRAGLPHRILEAAERAGARVLVYPDEEYPPLLREIASPPLALFVKGTIEPADSRAVALVGTRQASSYGVQVARTFATEFAQAGVTVVSGLARGIDRAAHEAALDAGGRTVAVLGTGIDVVYPAGHRFLAQRIAEQGALVTEFLPGTPPHAGNFPIRNRIISGLSLGVIVVEAPERSGALITANFALDQNRTVYAVPGPIFSSGAAGIVRLLREGAIPVGSAQDVLADLQLEARQLPLATPPVVPEHARPVFAALGTEPKHIDELAAEVGMGIAQLSALLLELQLEGLVTHLGAQHYALAVPALARGGKR, from the coding sequence ATGGACGCGCGTGTCGCCTGGCTCGGTTTCCATGCGATCGAGAGGATCAGCCTGCAAAGGCTGGAACGGTTGCTCGCGCACTACGGGACAGTACAGGAAGCCTGGAACGCGCCGGAAGCCGAGCTGCGGGCACTCGGCCTACCGGAAGGGCCGCTCGCTCGCCTGGTCGCTGCGCGCCGTGCCGGCCTTCCCCACCGGATTCTCGAGGCGGCCGAGCGGGCCGGTGCCCGGGTTCTCGTCTATCCGGACGAGGAATATCCGCCGCTCCTGCGCGAAATCGCGAGCCCACCGCTCGCACTCTTCGTGAAGGGTACGATCGAGCCGGCGGACTCGCGGGCGGTCGCGCTGGTCGGCACGCGGCAGGCATCGAGCTACGGTGTGCAGGTCGCCCGGACGTTCGCCACCGAGTTCGCCCAGGCTGGTGTAACCGTCGTGAGCGGGCTGGCGCGAGGTATCGACCGGGCAGCGCACGAGGCAGCGCTCGATGCCGGCGGACGGACGGTCGCCGTGCTGGGAACAGGGATCGATGTCGTCTATCCGGCTGGGCATCGTTTCCTGGCTCAGCGGATCGCCGAACAGGGAGCGCTGGTGACGGAGTTCCTGCCGGGAACGCCGCCGCATGCCGGTAACTTCCCGATCCGGAACCGGATCATCAGCGGCCTCTCGCTCGGAGTGATCGTCGTCGAAGCGCCCGAGCGGAGCGGGGCACTCATCACGGCCAACTTCGCGCTCGACCAGAACCGCACTGTCTACGCCGTACCCGGACCGATCTTCTCGAGCGGAGCAGCAGGCATCGTCCGGCTCCTGCGCGAGGGGGCGATACCGGTCGGCTCGGCCCAGGACGTACTCGCGGATCTGCAGCTCGAGGCGCGACAGCTCCCGCTCGCGACGCCGCCAGTCGTTCCGGAGCACGCCCGACCGGTCTTCGCTGCACTCGGTACCGAGCCGAAGCACATCGACGAGCTCGCAGCGGAGGTCGGAATGGGTATCGCACAGCTGAGCGCGCTCCTGCTCGAACTGCAACTGGAAGGACTGGTCACGCACCTCGGTGCACAGCATTACGCGCTCGCCGTACCCGCGCTGGCGAGAGGAGGCAAGCGATGA
- a CDS encoding glycosyltransferase family 2 protein: MHEPRPIRRLSVLIPVYNEVRTVGEVLRRVRAVELPYELELVVVDDGSTDGTREYLQGEAMQSRDLVLICHPENRGKGAAIRSALAAATGDVLIVQDADLEYDPRDYPRLLRPIVEGRSQVVYGSRFLGEHKAMYFWHWVGNRFLTLVTNLLYDTTLTDMETGYKVFTAEVARQLRLRSDRWGFDPEITAQILKRGYRIYEVPISYNGREYWEGKKITWRDGLTVLWTLLRCRLFDR, translated from the coding sequence ATGCACGAACCCCGACCGATCCGTCGCCTCTCGGTGTTGATCCCGGTCTACAACGAGGTGCGGACGGTCGGGGAAGTCCTTCGCCGTGTCCGAGCGGTCGAGCTCCCGTACGAGCTCGAACTGGTCGTGGTCGACGACGGTTCGACCGATGGGACGCGGGAGTACTTGCAGGGAGAAGCAATGCAGTCACGCGATCTCGTCCTGATCTGTCATCCGGAAAACCGCGGGAAGGGTGCAGCCATCCGCTCGGCACTAGCTGCCGCGACCGGCGACGTCTTGATCGTCCAGGATGCCGACCTCGAGTACGATCCGCGTGACTATCCCCGTTTGCTCCGACCGATCGTCGAGGGAAGAAGCCAGGTCGTCTACGGCTCGCGCTTCCTCGGTGAGCACAAGGCGATGTATTTCTGGCACTGGGTCGGCAATCGCTTCCTCACACTCGTCACGAACCTGCTCTACGATACGACACTGACCGACATGGAAACCGGTTACAAAGTGTTCACCGCGGAGGTCGCCCGTCAGTTGCGGTTGCGCAGCGACCGCTGGGGGTTCGACCCCGAAATCACGGCCCAGATCTTGAAGCGGGGCTACCGGATCTACGAAGTGCCGATCTCCTACAACGGGCGCGAGTACTGGGAAGGCAAGAAGATTACCTGGCGAGACGGCCTGACGGTTCTGTGGACGCTGCTCCGCTGCCGCCTTTTCGATCGTTGA
- a CDS encoding sensor histidine kinase, which produces MWTLLLAVGLGMLAGALMVWAWQRWSLHERLAAALDRLRREHPSVAPLQRPLLGDDALDALLNQLGESFRYLERELEQAQARQHQLAALFDHLSDGVVLIDPEGRVVGLNRAARNLLAGARDSAVGRPYPEVVRDYELNELVAQALAGSDTQPGRFVELGRPRRSVQALASVLHGAEQPLVTLVLRDITELRRTETIRRDFVANVSHDLRTPLAALQALVDTLLDGALADRAVAEDFLRRIATEVEHLTRLVSQLLELTKAESGQLHLARVLTDLVTLARSTLERFRPRADAKRIRLELVADDRLPPVPCDPDRIVQVLANMLDNALKFTPEDGCVRLELARDENAVHVRVRDTGPGIPSEEIDRVFERFFKGDRARSSSGSGLGLAIAKHLVQLHGGRVWAENAPEGGAVVGFTLPLARD; this is translated from the coding sequence ATGTGGACACTCCTGCTCGCAGTTGGACTCGGAATGCTCGCCGGTGCGCTCATGGTCTGGGCCTGGCAGCGCTGGTCGCTGCACGAGCGCCTGGCGGCAGCGCTCGATCGGCTCCGGCGCGAACACCCGTCGGTGGCCCCGCTCCAGCGCCCACTCCTCGGCGACGATGCGCTCGATGCGCTCCTGAACCAGCTCGGCGAGTCCTTTCGCTACCTCGAACGCGAACTGGAGCAGGCCCAGGCACGCCAGCACCAGCTGGCTGCGCTCTTCGACCACCTGAGCGACGGTGTCGTCCTGATCGATCCGGAGGGACGTGTCGTTGGACTGAACCGGGCGGCTCGGAACCTTCTGGCCGGCGCACGCGACAGCGCTGTCGGGCGGCCGTATCCGGAGGTGGTGCGTGACTACGAGCTGAACGAGCTCGTTGCCCAGGCACTCGCCGGGTCGGATACGCAGCCGGGGCGTTTCGTCGAACTCGGACGCCCCCGGCGTAGTGTCCAGGCGCTGGCCTCCGTGCTTCACGGTGCCGAGCAGCCGCTGGTCACGCTCGTCCTGCGCGACATCACCGAACTGCGGCGGACGGAGACGATCCGCCGTGACTTCGTGGCCAACGTCTCGCACGACCTCCGCACGCCGCTTGCTGCATTGCAGGCGCTGGTCGACACACTCCTCGACGGAGCGCTCGCTGACCGTGCAGTAGCCGAGGACTTTCTGCGCCGCATCGCGACCGAGGTCGAACACCTGACCCGTCTGGTGAGCCAGCTCCTGGAGCTGACCAAGGCCGAAAGTGGCCAACTGCATCTCGCTCGCGTACTGACCGACCTGGTGACGCTCGCGCGTTCGACGCTCGAGCGGTTTCGTCCCCGAGCGGACGCCAAACGGATCAGGCTCGAACTGGTGGCTGACGATCGATTACCGCCCGTTCCCTGCGATCCCGACCGGATCGTCCAGGTACTGGCGAACATGCTCGATAACGCGCTGAAATTCACGCCAGAGGACGGCTGCGTGCGGCTCGAACTCGCGCGTGACGAGAATGCAGTGCATGTCCGCGTCCGCGACACTGGCCCGGGTATTCCGAGCGAGGAGATCGACCGCGTCTTCGAGCGGTTCTTCAAGGGCGACCGGGCTCGCTCGAGTTCTGGCAGTGGGCTGGGGCTAGCGATCGCGAAGCATCTCGTACAGCTCCACGGTGGTCGTGTCTGGGCCGAGAACGCACCAGAGGGTGGTGCGGTCGTCGGCTTTACGTTACCGCTGGCACGCGACTGA
- a CDS encoding mannose-1-phosphate guanylyltransferase translates to MMWAVIPAGGSGTRLWPASRRNRPKFLLPLPGPQSMLQATWERLRPLVPAHHCFVVTGAAHVAAVREHLPELPADRIIAEPSPRGTGPAIGLAAFLIARHSPSALMGSFAADHYVADPEAFRRAVRAGLRAASEGYLVTIGVPARYPETGYGYIRVGEPLLTAEGLTVHRVQQFKEKPDRATAEEYVRSGEYCWNASMFLWRVDSFLETLRRLLPDVYAPLAAIAACWDAPEAEQCFAEYWPRIPEITIDHGIMERADEVAVVPADFGWADLGDWHGLAHLLADDADDSVVLGCEHLGLDTRATLIYGGRRLVVTLGVEDLVVVDTDDVLLVAHRSRAQAVREVVRRLEELGRHDLL, encoded by the coding sequence ATGATGTGGGCCGTGATACCGGCTGGCGGAAGCGGCACGCGCCTCTGGCCAGCCAGCCGCCGCAACCGACCCAAGTTCTTGCTGCCGCTTCCGGGTCCGCAATCGATGCTGCAGGCGACCTGGGAACGCCTGCGGCCGCTCGTCCCTGCGCACCATTGCTTCGTCGTCACCGGCGCGGCGCATGTCGCAGCGGTCCGCGAACACCTCCCCGAGCTGCCCGCTGACCGGATCATCGCCGAACCGTCTCCGCGGGGTACCGGTCCGGCGATCGGCCTGGCAGCGTTCCTCATCGCCCGGCACAGCCCCAGTGCGCTGATGGGCTCGTTCGCCGCCGACCACTACGTGGCCGACCCGGAAGCGTTCCGGCGAGCGGTTCGGGCCGGGTTGCGAGCGGCCAGCGAGGGCTATCTGGTCACGATCGGGGTACCGGCCCGCTATCCGGAGACTGGGTACGGCTATATCCGAGTTGGGGAACCGCTCCTCACCGCGGAAGGGTTGACGGTCCACCGGGTCCAGCAGTTCAAGGAGAAACCGGACCGGGCGACCGCCGAGGAATACGTGCGTTCCGGGGAATACTGCTGGAACGCGAGCATGTTTCTCTGGCGCGTCGATAGCTTTCTCGAGACGCTCCGTCGCCTGCTCCCGGACGTGTACGCACCGCTAGCAGCGATCGCGGCCTGCTGGGATGCTCCGGAGGCCGAGCAGTGTTTTGCCGAGTACTGGCCGCGGATACCGGAAATCACCATCGATCACGGTATCATGGAACGGGCCGACGAGGTCGCAGTCGTTCCCGCCGACTTTGGCTGGGCCGATCTCGGTGACTGGCATGGGCTCGCGCACCTCCTGGCAGACGATGCCGACGATTCGGTCGTGCTGGGTTGCGAGCACCTGGGACTGGACACCCGTGCTACGCTCATCTATGGCGGCCGTCGACTGGTGGTGACGCTCGGCGTCGAGGACCTGGTGGTCGTCGACACCGATGACGTGCTGCTGGTCGCACACCGCTCGCGGGCACAAGCGGTCCGCGAGGTGGTCCGTCGTCTCGAAGAACTCGGGCGGCACGACCTGCTCTGA
- the hslV gene encoding ATP-dependent protease subunit HslV — protein sequence MREGAIWHGTTILGVLRDGRVAIAGDGQVTAGDVVLKHRARKIRALAGGRVLAGFAGAVADALALFEKFEQQLRAADGDLRRAAVELAKEWRTDRYLRRLEAQLLVADPGQILMISGDGDVIEPDDGIAAIGTGGPYAAAAARALLRHTRMSAVEIARAAMEVAADLCVYTNHAVTILTAPPERGDDEYTDDTQRSP from the coding sequence GTGCGCGAGGGCGCGATCTGGCACGGGACGACCATCCTGGGCGTCCTGCGCGACGGACGGGTGGCGATCGCCGGCGACGGGCAGGTGACGGCCGGTGACGTGGTGCTCAAACACCGTGCACGCAAGATCCGCGCTCTCGCGGGTGGGCGCGTGCTCGCCGGGTTCGCCGGAGCGGTCGCTGATGCGCTGGCGCTCTTCGAGAAGTTCGAGCAGCAGCTGCGCGCAGCCGACGGCGACCTCCGTCGCGCGGCCGTCGAGCTCGCCAAGGAGTGGCGAACCGATCGCTATCTCCGGCGTCTCGAGGCGCAGCTTCTCGTCGCCGATCCCGGTCAGATCCTGATGATCTCGGGAGACGGCGACGTGATCGAGCCCGACGATGGGATCGCAGCGATCGGGACCGGTGGGCCGTACGCTGCTGCAGCAGCACGGGCACTGCTCCGGCACACCCGGATGAGCGCAGTCGAGATCGCTCGTGCGGCCATGGAGGTAGCCGCCGACCTGTGCGTCTATACCAATCATGCGGTGACGATCCTCACCGCACCACCAGAGCGCGGAGATGATGAATACACTGATGACACCCAACGTTCGCCCTGA
- the hslU gene encoding ATP-dependent protease ATPase subunit HslU — MMNTLMTPNVRPERGTIPLTPAEIVAELDRYIVGQQEAKRAVAIAIRNRWRWQQLPEELRRDIVPKNILMIGPTGVGKTEIARRVAKLVDAPFVKVEATKFTEVGYVGRDVESIIRELVEVSISMLHGERLEAVREEASRAALQRLADLLVEQRERRRAKRHGQEGEKEEAEPPEERRKRERRMARERRRLLELLSRDGMEDETIELDLETEFDLFVTPYAENGGLDLEEFEETVADLLESLQTRRRTRRVSIREARRILTQQEAQRLVDFDAVVEAAVKRAEESGIVFIDEIDKLITKDGEYGPDVSGEGVQRDLLPIVEGSVVMTRYGPVRTDHILFIAAGAFHNASPSDLIPELQGRFPIRVELHRLTEDDLYRILTVPENALTRQYRELLRVEGVELDFTEDGLREIARLAALVNSRAEDIGARRLATIMEKVIEEISFRAPEFAGQTVRIGPDYVRQRVGEIVADEDLSKFIL, encoded by the coding sequence ATGATGAATACACTGATGACACCCAACGTTCGCCCTGAACGGGGCACGATTCCCTTGACGCCAGCCGAAATCGTCGCCGAGCTCGACCGGTACATCGTCGGGCAGCAGGAGGCGAAACGGGCGGTCGCGATCGCGATCCGGAACCGCTGGCGCTGGCAACAGCTGCCGGAAGAACTCCGGCGCGACATCGTCCCGAAGAACATCCTCATGATCGGACCGACCGGGGTCGGCAAGACAGAAATCGCTCGCCGTGTCGCCAAGCTGGTCGACGCACCGTTCGTCAAGGTCGAGGCAACGAAGTTCACCGAAGTCGGCTACGTCGGTCGTGACGTCGAGTCGATCATCCGGGAACTCGTCGAAGTCAGCATCAGCATGCTCCACGGCGAACGGCTGGAGGCAGTGCGCGAGGAAGCGTCGCGCGCAGCCCTCCAGCGCTTGGCCGATCTGCTGGTGGAGCAGCGCGAGCGTCGCCGGGCCAAGCGCCACGGTCAGGAGGGCGAGAAGGAAGAGGCGGAGCCGCCAGAGGAACGGCGCAAGCGCGAGCGGCGGATGGCCCGCGAGCGCCGGCGCCTGCTCGAACTCCTCTCCCGCGACGGGATGGAGGACGAGACGATCGAACTGGACCTCGAAACCGAGTTCGATCTCTTCGTCACGCCGTATGCCGAGAACGGGGGACTCGACCTCGAGGAGTTCGAGGAGACGGTCGCTGATCTGCTCGAATCGCTGCAGACACGGCGACGGACGCGGCGTGTCTCCATCCGGGAAGCCCGGCGCATCCTGACACAGCAGGAGGCCCAGCGACTCGTCGACTTCGATGCCGTCGTCGAGGCAGCGGTCAAGCGGGCCGAGGAGAGCGGTATCGTCTTCATCGACGAGATCGACAAGCTGATCACGAAGGACGGCGAGTACGGGCCGGACGTCTCCGGTGAAGGCGTGCAGCGCGACCTCCTCCCGATCGTCGAAGGCTCGGTCGTGATGACACGCTACGGCCCGGTGCGGACGGACCATATCCTGTTCATCGCAGCCGGAGCGTTCCACAACGCGAGTCCGTCCGACCTGATTCCGGAACTCCAGGGACGCTTTCCGATCCGCGTCGAGCTGCACCGCTTGACCGAGGACGATCTCTACCGCATCCTGACGGTTCCGGAGAACGCGCTGACCCGTCAGTATCGCGAACTCTTGCGCGTCGAGGGTGTCGAATTGGACTTCACCGAAGATGGGTTGCGCGAGATCGCGCGACTCGCAGCACTGGTCAACAGTCGTGCCGAGGATATCGGTGCGCGGCGCCTGGCAACGATCATGGAGAAAGTGATCGAGGAAATCAGCTTCCGGGCTCCGGAATTCGCGGGCCAGACGGTGCGGATCGGCCCCGACTACGTCCGCCAGCGGGTCGGTGAGATCGTCGCTGACGAGGACCTCAGCAAGTTCATCCTGTGA